A genomic region of Paenibacillus sp. PL2-23 contains the following coding sequences:
- a CDS encoding alpha/beta hydrolase, which yields MTETIKRLWPGDAPLALGSNEGDIPTLELFLLPGSERKGLVIVCPGGAYHRHASYEGTPIAEWLNSIGVSAAVLSYRVHPYAYPAAWLDAKRAIRYARHHANEWNIDPDHIGILGFSAGGHLASTVGTQFDSGEPSAEDPIERHSCRPDTLILCYPVISFQEPYGHAGSREVQLGQEPEEHMIRLLSNELQVTEATPPAFLWHTAEDVPVPPENSMLFAMALARHRIPHELHVFEEGVHGIGLGETVPDSARWTELCERWLARRGFIRP from the coding sequence ATGACAGAAACAATCAAACGATTATGGCCAGGCGATGCGCCGCTGGCGTTAGGCTCGAATGAAGGGGACATCCCAACGCTGGAGCTGTTCCTGCTGCCCGGCTCCGAGCGTAAGGGGCTTGTTATTGTGTGCCCTGGTGGTGCGTATCACAGACACGCCTCCTATGAAGGGACTCCTATCGCGGAGTGGCTCAATTCAATCGGCGTGTCCGCCGCGGTCCTGAGTTACCGCGTCCACCCGTATGCTTATCCCGCCGCATGGCTGGACGCGAAGCGGGCGATTCGTTACGCCAGACATCACGCGAATGAATGGAATATCGATCCCGACCACATCGGCATCCTCGGCTTCTCAGCCGGAGGACATCTGGCGTCGACGGTCGGCACGCAATTCGACAGCGGCGAGCCTTCCGCAGAAGATCCCATCGAGCGTCACAGCTGCCGCCCGGACACGCTGATTCTATGCTACCCGGTTATCTCCTTCCAGGAGCCTTACGGTCATGCTGGCTCCAGAGAGGTGCAGCTAGGCCAAGAGCCGGAGGAGCACATGATCCGGCTGCTGTCGAACGAGCTTCAGGTTACGGAGGCGACTCCGCCTGCCTTCCTCTGGCATACCGCCGAGGACGTTCCGGTGCCGCCGGAGAACAGCATGCTGTTCGCCATGGCGCTGGCCCGCCATCGTATTCCGCACGAGCTGCACGTGTTTGAGGAAGGCGTGCATGGCATTGGCCTCGGCGAGACAGTGCCGGACTCGGCTCGCTGGACGGAGCTGTGCGAGCGCTGGTTGGCTCGGAGGGGCTTCATCAGGCCCTAA
- a CDS encoding ABC transporter permease subunit, whose translation MRTAEPAESSASRRGNRTWVKIKQNYELYLFLMPAVLIYLVFKYYPMYGVQIAFKDFRASKGIWGSEWVGFEHFVRFFEAYNFWPIMQNTILLSVYSLIFSFPIPIIVALMLNQMLAKRYKKFVQTVIYAPHFISTVVLVGMLGVFLSPNSGIVNHIIVFFGGEPILFMADEGWFRPLYVLSGIWQETGFATIIYLAALAGVNPELHEAAIMDGASKWKRVKHVDIPSIMPTIIILMVLAVGSIMSVGFEKAYLMQSDLNYAASNIIPTYVYELGIQKAQYSFSAAIGLFNAIINVVLLVTVNRIAKRLTETSLW comes from the coding sequence ATGAGAACAGCAGAGCCTGCAGAAAGCTCGGCATCCAGACGCGGCAATCGCACCTGGGTTAAGATCAAACAAAATTATGAGCTGTATTTGTTTCTAATGCCTGCGGTGCTGATTTATCTAGTGTTTAAGTATTACCCCATGTATGGCGTTCAAATTGCGTTTAAGGATTTCCGAGCAAGCAAAGGGATCTGGGGCAGTGAGTGGGTGGGCTTCGAGCATTTTGTCCGGTTCTTCGAAGCGTACAATTTCTGGCCGATTATGCAAAATACGATTCTATTAAGCGTCTATTCGCTCATCTTCAGCTTTCCAATTCCGATTATTGTAGCGCTTATGCTGAACCAGATGCTGGCGAAGCGTTACAAAAAATTCGTACAGACGGTTATCTACGCGCCGCATTTCATCTCTACGGTTGTGCTTGTGGGCATGTTGGGCGTATTCCTGTCTCCGAACAGCGGCATTGTGAACCATATCATCGTTTTTTTTGGCGGGGAACCGATTCTGTTCATGGCTGACGAAGGCTGGTTTCGTCCGTTGTATGTGCTGTCCGGTATTTGGCAGGAGACAGGGTTCGCGACCATTATCTATCTGGCTGCTCTGGCTGGCGTCAACCCAGAGCTTCACGAGGCGGCGATTATGGATGGAGCGAGCAAGTGGAAGCGGGTCAAGCACGTCGATATACCGAGCATTATGCCAACAATTATTATTCTAATGGTGCTGGCAGTCGGCAGCATCATGAGCGTTGGCTTCGAGAAAGCGTATCTCATGCAAAGCGATTTGAACTACGCGGCCTCGAATATCATCCCGACGTACGTGTATGAGCTCGGCATTCAGAAAGCCCAGTACAGCTTCTCCGCTGCGATCGGCCTGTTCAACGCGATCATCAATGTTGTGCTTCTAGTAACAGTGAACCGGATAGCCAAACGGCTGACGGAAACGAGCTTGTGGTAG
- a CDS encoding glycoside hydrolase family 32 protein — protein MKHNLDHPLRPQLHFTPPANWLNDPNGMVYYDGEYHLFYQYHPDSSVWGPMHWGHAISRDLVHWEHYPIALYPDHNGMIFSGSAVVDWHDTSGFFDGGAGLVAIYTQTEMIPNSDLSKQRQSIAYSKDKGRTWIPYDGNPVLADERYPDFRDPKVLWHKPSQSWIMVLAAGDRLFLYRSPDLKAWTFASEFGSAEGSHDGVWECPDLFELPLEDGASASKWVMIVSIGDNPNCPEGSRTQYFIGEFDGWAFSNDNPADRVLWLDHGRDNYAGVTWSDAPGVESERLFIGWMNNWKYANQIPTEGWRGAMTLTRKLTLRQEEQGPRLVQQVVEAYEGLRLPGSVWIDKRVDSQHLQLDEAEDGLIQLEVEFELGTASEFGIRLSSGSSWTSVGYDAAEEELFIDRTHSGLLDFHVEFGCKHAAPLAAKDHRIKLQLWLDRSSLEVFAGDGGLVMTDQIFPIEGKKGISLYADGGDVVLRSLRIYPLQSIYTSQTTGAAG, from the coding sequence ATGAAGCATAATCTTGATCATCCGCTGCGACCGCAGCTTCATTTCACCCCGCCCGCCAATTGGCTGAACGATCCTAACGGCATGGTCTATTACGACGGGGAATATCATTTGTTCTACCAGTATCATCCCGACAGCAGTGTGTGGGGACCCATGCACTGGGGCCATGCCATCAGCAGGGATCTTGTTCACTGGGAGCATTATCCTATCGCCTTATATCCCGATCACAACGGGATGATCTTCTCCGGCAGCGCAGTTGTGGACTGGCATGACACGTCAGGCTTCTTCGACGGCGGAGCCGGACTGGTCGCCATCTATACCCAGACGGAGATGATTCCGAATTCCGATCTGTCCAAGCAGCGCCAGAGCATCGCCTACAGCAAAGATAAAGGCCGCACGTGGATTCCTTACGATGGGAACCCGGTACTAGCAGACGAGAGATATCCCGACTTCCGGGACCCCAAGGTATTGTGGCATAAGCCGTCGCAAAGCTGGATCATGGTACTGGCTGCGGGAGACCGGCTGTTCCTCTATCGCTCGCCCGACCTGAAGGCATGGACGTTCGCAAGCGAATTTGGCAGTGCCGAGGGGTCCCATGACGGCGTCTGGGAATGCCCGGATCTGTTCGAGCTGCCGCTTGAAGATGGCGCAAGCGCGTCAAAGTGGGTTATGATCGTTAGTATAGGCGACAATCCCAATTGTCCGGAAGGCTCGCGCACGCAATATTTTATCGGAGAATTCGACGGCTGGGCGTTCTCGAATGACAATCCGGCGGACAGGGTGCTGTGGCTGGATCACGGACGGGACAATTACGCAGGCGTCACCTGGTCTGACGCTCCAGGCGTAGAGTCGGAACGATTGTTCATCGGCTGGATGAACAATTGGAAATACGCGAATCAGATTCCGACGGAAGGCTGGAGAGGTGCCATGACGCTGACGCGAAAGCTGACGCTGCGGCAGGAGGAGCAGGGCCCGCGCCTAGTACAGCAAGTTGTTGAGGCTTATGAGGGGCTCAGGCTGCCAGGAAGTGTCTGGATAGACAAAAGGGTTGATTCGCAGCACCTCCAGCTGGACGAAGCTGAAGATGGGCTGATTCAGCTTGAGGTGGAATTCGAGCTGGGCACAGCCTCTGAATTCGGCATTCGCCTGAGCTCGGGTAGCAGCTGGACGAGCGTCGGCTATGACGCGGCGGAAGAGGAATTGTTCATTGACCGCACACATTCCGGCCTATTGGATTTTCACGTTGAGTTCGGCTGCAAGCATGCCGCTCCTCTGGCGGCGAAGGATCATCGAATAAAGCTGCAGCTGTGGCTGGACCGCTCTTCATTGGAAGTATTCGCAGGAGATGGCGGACTTGTTATGACGGATCAGATATTCCCGATAGAAGGGAAGAAGGGGATTAGCCTTTACGCGGATGGCGGTGATGTGGTGCTGCGATCGCTGCGGATCTACCCACTGCAATCCATCTACACCTCCCAGACCACGGGAGCGGCTGGTTAG
- a CDS encoding ABC transporter substrate-binding protein has protein sequence MKKTGSMVVSIVLAASLMVTACTGNGGNQESKEGKADAVTSFNKEGLPIVNEKVTLSIVSPKAALAPEYNEMEIFKRLEADTNVHIEWNNIPDTDYAEKKNLLLASGDLPDAFYASQFSDFELITYGEDGTIIPLENLIEQYAPNLKQLLEERPDIRAAITAPDGHIYGLPTWEENELGTNPFFHVINKAWLDKLGLKFPETLDEYTEALVAFKTKDPNGNGKADEIPLSFMHMQWCMDIAGLFGAFGMPDNLEHRIVRDGKVIFTATQPEYKEALTYFNEKWYEQGLIDPESFTQDAPQYLAKGKTPEVTLGSYVWWEVEEVVGTDRAADYALVPPLTGPEGQKTIGRGNGGGPGRNAFVITSANDNPEITMRWIDQQYEPYMAAQIHWGPIGIIYEKDASGKLVNLPLEEGVSMGEFRQKVAPNGAGVITAEHFKTIVDMEPRAKQRKADLEKYYEPYMEAENYPTIFFEPEELDEINQIEPELIKYVNTQRAKFIVDGMTDKVWDDYVKTVKDMGLDKLMDIYQTALDRYKEAQK, from the coding sequence ATGAAAAAGACAGGGTCAATGGTAGTCAGTATTGTTCTGGCCGCAAGTCTGATGGTAACGGCTTGCACCGGAAATGGCGGCAATCAGGAATCGAAGGAAGGCAAAGCAGACGCCGTCACGAGCTTCAACAAGGAAGGGCTTCCGATTGTAAACGAAAAAGTGACGTTATCCATCGTTTCGCCGAAGGCGGCGCTTGCTCCCGAATACAATGAGATGGAAATCTTCAAAAGACTCGAAGCTGATACGAATGTACACATTGAATGGAACAACATCCCGGATACCGATTATGCCGAGAAAAAAAACCTGCTGCTCGCAAGCGGCGATCTGCCTGATGCCTTCTATGCTTCGCAATTTTCCGATTTTGAGTTAATCACGTATGGCGAAGACGGCACGATCATTCCGCTTGAGAATCTGATAGAGCAATATGCGCCGAACCTGAAGCAGCTGCTGGAGGAGCGTCCTGACATTAGAGCGGCGATTACGGCGCCGGACGGCCATATCTACGGCTTGCCGACTTGGGAGGAGAATGAGCTCGGCACGAATCCATTCTTCCATGTGATTAACAAGGCATGGCTGGATAAGCTGGGGCTGAAGTTTCCGGAGACGCTGGACGAATATACGGAAGCGCTTGTCGCATTTAAGACGAAGGACCCGAACGGCAACGGAAAGGCTGACGAAATTCCACTCAGCTTCATGCATATGCAGTGGTGCATGGACATCGCCGGCTTGTTCGGAGCGTTCGGCATGCCGGACAATCTGGAGCACCGGATCGTCCGCGACGGCAAGGTCATATTTACGGCGACACAGCCGGAGTACAAAGAGGCGCTGACTTATTTTAACGAGAAATGGTATGAGCAAGGCCTGATTGATCCGGAATCGTTCACACAGGATGCGCCTCAATATCTTGCCAAGGGCAAGACGCCGGAGGTGACGCTCGGCTCCTACGTGTGGTGGGAGGTTGAAGAGGTTGTCGGAACGGACCGCGCTGCGGATTATGCGCTTGTTCCCCCTCTTACGGGTCCTGAGGGACAGAAAACAATTGGCAGAGGCAATGGCGGCGGTCCCGGACGGAACGCGTTTGTCATCACTAGCGCTAACGATAATCCGGAAATTACGATGCGCTGGATCGATCAGCAATACGAGCCTTATATGGCGGCCCAGATTCATTGGGGTCCAATCGGCATCATTTATGAAAAGGATGCAAGCGGCAAGCTTGTGAACCTGCCGCTTGAGGAAGGCGTGTCGATGGGCGAATTCCGCCAGAAGGTCGCTCCGAACGGCGCGGGCGTCATTACGGCTGAGCATTTCAAGACGATTGTCGATATGGAGCCGCGCGCGAAGCAGCGGAAAGCCGATCTCGAGAAGTATTATGAGCCTTATATGGAGGCTGAGAACTATCCGACAATCTTCTTTGAGCCGGAGGAGCTGGATGAGATCAATCAAATCGAGCCTGAGCTGATTAAATATGTCAACACGCAGCGCGCGAAATTTATCGTAGATGGCATGACTGACAAGGTGTGGGACGACTATGTAAAAACGGTGAAGGATATGGGCTTAGATAAGCTGATGGACATTTATCAAACAGCGCTTGACCGTTACAAGGAAGCTCAGAAATAA
- a CDS encoding alpha-L-rhamnosidase C-terminal domain-containing protein, with the protein MSIKALKERGFTVDPRVRAYIEPTRIVWTTASGNASTISNPEGLLGSNGGQVTKEAPNACVLTNNGEAPGILLDFGVELHGGIRIAVVEGEFPANRTARVRIRLGESAMEAMSELGGERNATNHHAARDSVVDVALLGYTEFGTSGFRFARIDLLDEGSLQLQSVQAVFVYRDIEYIGSFRSSDPLLNRIWDTGAYTVHLNMQDYLWDGIKRDRMVWTGDMHPEVATISAVFGESEVVTESMDFKKDRSPLPMFMDMPTYSIWWLLVQHDWYMQHGNEAYLLEQREYITGLLRELAEKVDDQGQIDVFRPFLDWPASSNPAGVTAGVHALFVLAMQAGARLSRLFGEEECVSLCESLERRLRGQVPHHANSKQAAALQALAGLLDPAEANREVIAPDAPKGYSTFYGYYMLRARAEAGDIGGCLDSIRSYWGGMLELGATTFWEDFDISWMNNAARIDELTPPGKVDVHGTYGGYCYKGYRHSLCHGWASGPTAWLSEYVLGVTPAEPGFRKARIKPNLHDLEWVEGTYPTPHGAISVRHERMQDGSVRTTYEAPDGVEVQVE; encoded by the coding sequence ATGAGTATAAAAGCGCTTAAGGAACGAGGATTCACCGTAGATCCGCGCGTGAGAGCTTATATCGAACCGACCCGCATCGTATGGACGACGGCATCCGGGAACGCGTCCACAATCAGCAATCCGGAGGGGCTGCTCGGCTCGAATGGAGGACAAGTGACCAAGGAAGCGCCGAACGCCTGCGTGTTAACAAATAATGGTGAGGCGCCGGGCATTCTGCTGGATTTCGGAGTGGAGCTGCATGGCGGCATTCGGATTGCGGTTGTTGAAGGGGAATTTCCTGCGAACCGAACGGCGCGCGTGCGCATCCGGCTAGGCGAATCCGCCATGGAAGCGATGAGCGAGCTAGGCGGAGAGCGCAACGCGACGAATCATCATGCGGCGAGAGACAGCGTTGTGGATGTCGCGCTTCTGGGCTATACCGAGTTCGGCACATCAGGCTTCCGGTTCGCCCGAATCGATCTGCTGGATGAGGGCTCGCTTCAGCTTCAAAGCGTGCAGGCTGTGTTCGTCTACCGGGATATCGAATATATAGGAAGCTTCCGTTCCAGTGATCCGCTCCTGAACCGTATCTGGGATACGGGGGCTTATACGGTCCATCTGAACATGCAGGACTATCTCTGGGACGGCATCAAGCGGGATCGGATGGTGTGGACGGGCGACATGCATCCCGAGGTTGCGACAATCAGCGCGGTGTTTGGTGAGAGCGAAGTTGTGACGGAGAGTATGGATTTCAAAAAGGATCGTTCGCCGCTGCCTATGTTCATGGACATGCCGACCTATTCCATCTGGTGGCTGCTCGTTCAGCATGATTGGTATATGCAGCATGGCAACGAGGCCTACCTGCTGGAGCAGCGGGAGTATATAACCGGGCTGCTGCGGGAGCTGGCGGAAAAGGTGGACGACCAGGGTCAGATTGACGTGTTCCGGCCGTTCCTCGACTGGCCGGCGTCCTCCAATCCAGCTGGCGTGACGGCTGGCGTCCATGCGCTGTTCGTGCTTGCGATGCAGGCGGGCGCCAGGCTATCCCGCTTGTTCGGCGAAGAAGAATGTGTAAGCCTGTGCGAGTCGCTCGAACGGCGGCTGCGAGGCCAAGTGCCCCACCATGCGAACAGCAAGCAAGCTGCTGCACTGCAGGCGCTGGCAGGACTTCTGGACCCCGCCGAAGCGAATCGCGAAGTTATCGCGCCAGACGCGCCTAAGGGGTATTCTACCTTCTATGGCTATTATATGCTGCGCGCCAGAGCAGAGGCCGGCGATATCGGAGGCTGCCTGGACAGCATTCGCTCCTATTGGGGCGGTATGCTGGAGCTCGGAGCAACGACGTTCTGGGAGGATTTCGACATCTCGTGGATGAACAATGCGGCCCGCATAGACGAGCTGACGCCTCCTGGCAAGGTTGACGTGCATGGCACTTATGGCGGATACTGCTATAAGGGATATCGCCACAGCCTGTGCCATGGCTGGGCGTCTGGTCCGACGGCCTGGCTGTCGGAATACGTGCTCGGCGTTACGCCAGCAGAACCGGGCTTCCGCAAGGCCCGCATCAAGCCAAATCTGCATGATCTGGAGTGGGTCGAAGGGACGTACCCGACCCCGCACGGGGCGATTTCCGTCCGTCACGAACGCATGCAGGATGGCAGCGTTCGCACTACATATGAGGCGCCTGATGGCGTGGAGGTACAGGTAGAATGA
- a CDS encoding helix-turn-helix domain-containing protein — protein MNYRNDTETFVVSHRKALSHHMPVSHFHDTFEIYYLMSGMREFFLQDRTLTISEGDIVIIAPNVLHRTTNTEKPQHERFIVNLHERYFSADGTHRETLQPLFERDYLIVNGSLRDRLSMDTITRQMLLEMRERQPGFELFAQALAVQLLIACCRQARQETEKQPSSPSRMHDQMSEIVRYINGHYMEELSLPLLADKFYISPYYLSRSFKAATGFAFTEYVSSVRIKEAKKLLEGTSLKVNVIARRVGFGSVTHFGRVFKELTGNHPLFYRKKS, from the coding sequence TTGAATTATCGCAATGATACGGAAACCTTCGTTGTATCCCATCGGAAGGCGCTTAGCCACCATATGCCAGTCAGCCATTTCCACGATACGTTCGAGATTTATTATTTGATGTCCGGCATGCGGGAGTTTTTCCTTCAAGACCGGACGCTGACGATCAGCGAAGGGGACATCGTCATCATCGCGCCGAACGTGCTGCACCGGACGACCAATACGGAGAAGCCGCAGCATGAGCGGTTTATCGTGAACCTGCATGAACGGTATTTTTCGGCTGACGGCACCCATAGAGAAACGCTCCAGCCCTTATTCGAACGTGATTACTTAATCGTGAACGGCTCCTTGCGCGACCGGTTGTCAATGGATACCATCACTCGTCAGATGCTTCTGGAGATGCGGGAGCGACAGCCGGGCTTCGAGCTGTTCGCCCAAGCGCTAGCCGTTCAGCTCCTGATCGCCTGCTGCCGTCAGGCTCGGCAGGAGACCGAGAAGCAGCCGTCTTCTCCCAGCCGGATGCATGACCAGATGTCGGAGATTGTCCGTTATATTAACGGCCATTATATGGAGGAGCTGTCGCTCCCGCTTCTGGCCGACAAGTTCTATATCAGCCCCTATTATCTGAGCAGGTCCTTCAAAGCGGCCACGGGCTTTGCTTTCACGGAATATGTGAGCAGCGTGCGGATTAAGGAGGCGAAGAAGCTGCTGGAGGGCACATCGCTGAAGGTGAATGTGATTGCCAGAAGGGTCGGCTTTGGCAGCGTGACGCATTTCGGAAGAGTGTTCAAGGAGCTGACGGGCAACCATCCATTGTTTTATCGGAAGAAGTCGTAG
- a CDS encoding carbohydrate ABC transporter permease: MNTWFARKSKGDVVFDAINYTLLTIGMLLILYPLYFVLIASFSDPNMIYSGEIWLVPKGLTLDGYARIFADSSIWIGYGNSMLYAIVGTAISVTITLMAAYPLARKDLVGRNAFMWFFMFTMFFGGGLIPTYLLIKDLNMINTIWALVVPGAAGVFNIIIVRTFFQSTIPDEMREAAFIDGCSNTRFFLGMVLPLSKPIIAVMVLYHVVGFWNGFFDAMIYLNEEAKYPLQLVLRNILVQNQVNSSMMIDVESYAAKLRVTELIKYGVIIIASLPLLVLYPFLQRYFVKGVMIGSIKG, encoded by the coding sequence GTGAATACGTGGTTTGCACGCAAATCAAAAGGCGATGTTGTGTTCGACGCCATCAACTATACGCTTCTGACAATCGGTATGCTGCTGATTTTATATCCACTTTATTTTGTTCTCATCGCGTCATTCAGCGACCCTAATATGATCTATTCCGGCGAAATATGGCTGGTTCCAAAAGGGCTGACCCTGGATGGATACGCGCGGATATTCGCAGATTCGTCCATATGGATCGGCTATGGCAACTCCATGCTGTATGCGATCGTAGGTACGGCAATCAGTGTGACCATAACACTTATGGCGGCGTACCCGCTGGCAAGGAAGGATCTTGTTGGACGCAACGCGTTTATGTGGTTTTTTATGTTCACGATGTTTTTCGGCGGGGGACTGATTCCTACCTACTTGCTGATTAAAGACTTGAACATGATTAATACAATCTGGGCGCTGGTCGTGCCCGGCGCGGCGGGCGTGTTCAATATTATTATCGTGCGTACGTTCTTTCAGAGCACAATCCCTGACGAAATGCGAGAAGCCGCGTTCATCGACGGCTGCTCCAATACAAGATTTTTCCTTGGCATGGTGCTGCCTCTGTCGAAGCCAATTATCGCCGTTATGGTGCTTTACCATGTGGTAGGCTTCTGGAATGGATTTTTTGACGCCATGATTTATTTGAATGAGGAAGCCAAGTACCCGCTGCAGCTTGTGCTGCGCAATATTCTGGTGCAGAACCAGGTGAACTCCAGCATGATGATCGACGTGGAATCGTATGCGGCGAAGCTCAGAGTGACGGAGCTGATCAAATACGGCGTCATTATTATCGCAAGCTTGCCGTTATTGGTGCTGTACCCATTCCTTCAACGTTATTTCGTCAAAGGGGTCATGATCGGCTCCATCAAAGGCTAG
- a CDS encoding glycoside hydrolase family 88 protein encodes MTASTSVMTPIEWATKACEALMAKFEPEQLPPDRFHYHQGVFLSGMEKTWRQTGEQRLYDYMKRWVDSQILPDGSIKKFNPDELDDIQPGVLLFTLYEQTGDERYKKALHTLVPLLKSWPTNPSRGFWHKGRYPNQMWLDGLYMAGPIAVQFGQTFGDSEYFDMMTFQALLMEKHTKDPVTGLLYHGWDETKEAAWADPETGLAPEFWGRAIGWYPVALLEMFEYMPEDHPDKPKLIAILQDLLVALIKYQDPATGLWYQVIDKGDRPDNWLENSCTALFAHAIAKAIRFGYLDEKYLQYAWKGYQGVIDTLTFDDNGNVVIGKICIGTGIGDYAHYIARPTSENDLHGAGAFILMCAEMNLAAAAK; translated from the coding sequence ATGACAGCATCCACATCCGTAATGACGCCCATCGAATGGGCAACCAAAGCTTGCGAGGCGCTTATGGCTAAGTTCGAGCCGGAGCAGCTTCCTCCCGACCGATTCCATTATCACCAAGGCGTATTTCTGTCGGGCATGGAGAAAACGTGGCGGCAGACCGGCGAGCAGCGGCTGTATGACTACATGAAGCGTTGGGTGGACAGCCAGATTCTCCCCGACGGAAGCATCAAAAAGTTCAATCCAGACGAGCTTGACGACATTCAACCGGGCGTGCTGCTGTTCACGCTGTATGAGCAGACCGGCGACGAGCGTTACAAAAAAGCGCTGCATACCCTCGTACCCCTGCTGAAGTCGTGGCCAACCAACCCATCTCGGGGCTTCTGGCATAAGGGTCGTTACCCCAATCAAATGTGGCTGGACGGCCTGTACATGGCCGGTCCAATCGCTGTGCAGTTTGGCCAAACCTTCGGCGATAGCGAATACTTCGACATGATGACCTTCCAAGCCCTTCTCATGGAGAAGCATACCAAGGACCCTGTCACCGGCCTGCTGTACCACGGCTGGGACGAAACGAAGGAAGCGGCTTGGGCGGATCCCGAGACGGGACTGGCGCCAGAATTCTGGGGCCGCGCCATCGGCTGGTACCCTGTTGCCCTGCTGGAGATGTTCGAATACATGCCGGAGGATCATCCCGACAAGCCTAAGCTTATCGCCATCCTGCAGGATCTGCTCGTCGCGCTGATCAAATACCAGGATCCCGCCACTGGCCTCTGGTATCAGGTCATCGACAAGGGAGACCGTCCGGACAACTGGCTGGAGAACTCCTGCACAGCGCTGTTCGCGCATGCGATCGCCAAGGCCATCCGTTTCGGCTATCTGGACGAGAAATACCTTCAGTACGCCTGGAAAGGCTACCAAGGCGTCATCGACACGCTAACGTTCGACGACAACGGCAACGTTGTTATCGGCAAGATCTGCATCGGCACGGGCATCGGCGACTACGCCCATTATATTGCCCGCCCGACAAGCGAAAACGATCTGCACGGCGCCGGCGCGTTTATCCTGATGTGCGCGGAGATGAATCTGGCTGCGGCCGCGAAATGA
- a CDS encoding LacI family DNA-binding transcriptional regulator, producing the protein MSGNKNISIKDVAKKANVSTATVSHVINGTRFVSEETKRKVHQAMDDLNFRINAVARSLRSRKSHVIAFLAPILASETSNYFFMSVAAGIQSVLKANQYHLVLSDSHEEESFEADEIRMLGSQMIDGLIMAPSSMEVDYERLFGDYPVIYLDRVPNNCKRDSVVVDNKMVSLEAVKTLIGKGHTRIAYISGPNTLTTTKERYEGYLEALSEAGIEKDQALVCMGEVSLNSGYKMAETLMKQGPTAIFVADNVMAMGVMSYLQEKKIAVPDQIAVVAYDEFQWTRITSPPLSVIEQPSFELGVKAAKVMLERIDNEDAPLQEHRLTAHLIVRQSS; encoded by the coding sequence ATGAGCGGGAATAAAAATATAAGCATCAAAGATGTTGCGAAAAAAGCTAACGTATCGACGGCGACTGTGTCACATGTCATCAACGGCACCCGTTTCGTGTCCGAGGAGACGAAGAGGAAGGTGCATCAGGCAATGGATGATCTGAACTTCCGAATCAATGCCGTGGCGCGTTCGTTAAGAAGCCGGAAGTCGCATGTTATTGCATTTTTAGCACCGATCCTGGCTTCGGAGACCTCGAATTACTTCTTCATGTCGGTCGCGGCAGGCATTCAAAGCGTCTTGAAGGCCAACCAGTATCATCTTGTCCTAAGCGATTCTCATGAGGAAGAGAGCTTCGAGGCGGATGAGATTCGAATGCTCGGCTCCCAGATGATCGACGGGCTTATTATGGCGCCTTCGAGCATGGAAGTCGATTATGAGCGATTGTTTGGCGATTATCCCGTTATTTATTTGGATCGGGTACCGAACAACTGCAAGAGAGACAGTGTTGTCGTCGACAATAAGATGGTATCGTTGGAAGCGGTCAAGACGCTGATTGGCAAGGGGCATACAAGAATTGCTTATATATCCGGGCCGAACACGCTTACGACGACCAAGGAGCGCTATGAAGGTTATCTCGAAGCATTGTCCGAAGCCGGCATAGAGAAGGATCAGGCGCTTGTCTGTATGGGTGAAGTGTCGTTGAACAGCGGCTACAAGATGGCGGAGACCTTAATGAAACAAGGGCCTACGGCTATATTCGTTGCGGACAATGTAATGGCTATGGGTGTGATGTCTTATTTGCAAGAGAAAAAAATTGCCGTGCCTGATCAAATCGCGGTCGTCGCTTACGATGAATTTCAATGGACGCGTATTACGTCACCGCCGCTCTCTGTTATTGAGCAGCCTTCCTTCGAGCTTGGCGTGAAGGCGGCCAAGGTGATGCTGGAGCGTATCGACAATGAGGACGCGCCGCTTCAGGAGCATAGACTGACAGCTCATCTTATAGTCAGACAATCCAGCTGA